The segment AGTCGTGGGAGCAAATATACACTTTTGGCACTCAGATACTATTCGTCACAGAAGTGCTGCCTGGGCGGGGTGAAGCCAGAGAACTCAAGAGGGGAGAACCAAGACTGTGAAGAAAGTGGATTGTGCTCATAAAAAAAGTGCATGGTATAGCTGCCAGGTTAACAGCAGATTTTTCTGATAAGAAAGGGCTTGccaatttttttttgctgtgaaacATAAAATGAGGATTATGGTGATGCTgttggaggaaaagaaaaagaagcaaattGAGGTAAAAAGGTTACGTGACTTTTGACATAGCACCGGCTGTGGTTTTTTGGCTGTAATATGTAggaatttattgtatttttttaagttatcatttttagttttaaattgtaaatgtcttttctttatGCCTCGGTTGTACTTGTAATCACATAGTAGCATTTGTTTGACGCCACAAAAATCAGTTTTGATTCTGTATTGAGGAACTGGCAGCTGTGAACGATTAAACAGAAATAGGGAAGACATCCTTTTTTAACATATGTTTCTAGCTTTATGACAATAAGTGACCATTTAGAGCACATGTTTAAACGTGTATTTTCTTGAAGCTCCCAGGAAATCTTTTGGATGTGTACCATAGCCCTGGAATGGCAGCAACCACTCTTACAGTCAGCAACTCCTGCCCTGCTGATCTTCCAAAAATTAAAAGGGAAATAACAGGTTCGGTAGCTTACTTTCACAATCATAcgtctgtatttttttgtgtgaaccGTTTGATTACATTTCATGGTGTGAAACACTGAATTTTGTCTTTTAGATGTAGATTCCAAAGCAATAATGAAAGAAAGGCAGAAGAAAGACAACCATAACCTCAGTAAGTCAAGCTTTACTCAACACAGTTCAGATCACTTGCTGTATCTATGCAACAACAGCCGGAAGTAATACAGTTAGATCAGGTGTGACATGTACTGCTGGAAAGTTAAAAACATTCTGATTATCTTTATGCTTTTTAGTTAAACTCCAGGATTATTCATCTCATCTCTTTCTTCGCTCATGTCCATGTTTTACCAAATATCAAAGTCTTGCTTGGTAACAACTGATTGTCTGAGGTAAAATTGTGTGTCattgctttttctctctgtcggCTCATTCTCGCTTATCTACAGTTGAGCGGAGGCGCAGATTCAACATCAACGACCGTATAAAGGAGCTGGGGCAGTTAATACCCAAGTCATCTGACCCGTAAGTTGTATTTGGTTTTTCAGGACACCTGTTTTCTTGATTTAAAATAGATGAAGTTGTAGTGTTTGAATTTCAGTTTTGATTCTCTACAACTGTTGTGTATTTATAAAAAGTAATCAAGTTTTATGTCCTGGTCTTTACTGATATGGCAATGACGACAGAGAGATGCGTTGGAATAAAGGCACCATTCTGAAAGCCTCTGTAGACTACATCAGGAAGTTgcagaaggagcagcagagagccaAGGACACTGAGATGCGACAGAAAAAGCTGGAGCAAGCAAACCACACTCTGATGTTACGCATCCAGGTCAGTATTTATTGGTCAGCTGTGTTGGTGTGTCGCATGTCCAAGAAATACAAAAGCTATGAATTTGCTTGACTAGGTTTGATAGATAATTTGGCTGGATTCCTTAAAGTTTTGATGTGTGGGCTTTTGAACTGAGATGCAAGGATGCACATGCACCCCACAAGCacagctgaaacacatttttgcaTATTCCAGAGATGATATAGCAACTGTGTGGCGGGAAACTGCACTCCGTTGCAAAGACATGTTCTACCGAGTCATTATAGCTACAGTTAGCCTGCTTCTAAACCTGCCTCAGTGCAGACTTCATGTGCTGTGATCCTAAAATATCTTATCCGTTCATGATTTTaggacatttttaattaaatctcaTCTGTTTGTAGCTTTACCTGCAGGTCTAATGGTGTCAGATGATAATTAGAAGGTAAACACGGCGAGCACATTCTTCTGCCAAGGCTAACGCCCTATCTCGGCATGTTAGagggagtgaaaaaaaaagtcctacATTCAACAGACAACCAAACGATcgccaatgaaaacataatgaaagGGGCTGTATGAGAGTCATGTCTTGGCACATATGGACAGTTGCTGTGCCACTAAAGGAGGCATTAAAGAAAAGATGGTAGATGATTGAAACtatttgttcattcattaaaatgttaaattaaaagtgAAGTACATTTCTATGTTTTAGTGGTAGGGCCTGAATAAGGTAAAGATTCAACTCTCATTGCTTTGTGCAGCTTTAATCAATCTTATTTGCAAACAAAgctaaaatgtatatttttaatataatgcATTTTGTCagaaaaattacttttaacaTGCAAAAGGAAATTGCGTCTGAATTTATATGTGCTGCTGTTCCTTTCAGGAACTGGAAATGCAGGCAAGGCTCCACGGCCTCTCCAATTCCACCAGCATCTCCTCTGGTCTGGGCTCCGACCCCTCCCTGCTCCAGCAGCAGTCGATCCTACAGAGTGGCCAGTGTCTGCCTCCCAGTGCAGGAGGAGTGTCCTCTCAGAACCTCCTCAGTCTGGGGGCCATTGGACAGCCTCTGCCTGCCTCCTTCCTGTCCCCGCCCTCCTCGGACTCTCCTGCAGGAGTCACCTTGAACAGCCCCTTGGACATTGGCAGCCTAAGCTTCGCCGAGCTGGACGATCACTCGGCCTCAGCGCTCTACCCTGACGTGAGCTTGGGAGACATTCTTATGGACGACGGCTGCACCCTGTCTCCAGATAGGTTAGGGGACCCACTCTTCTCCCCTTTGTCACCAGGTGCCTCTAGATCCAGCAGGAGCAGCCTTGAAATGGACGAGGACTTGTGATGAGCCCTGTGTGGTGGTCAGAGACTTAGGGACAAGAATGTCAGGAAGTGCAGTCTATCGTTAAATAAACATGAGTCGGTTTATAGTACTATAGAATTGAATTTAGAAAATCCAGACTAGCTAACATACAGATCAAAAGTAACATCAACTTTGCAGCAGGAGAAAGTAACTTCTTGttgaatttttttctttactatACAGACCgaattcttcttcttcgtgtttGGAGCAGGTCAGATAATTGTTTCTAGATTTGTAAATGCAATCTTATGAAAACTgaatattgtatatataataaGGCATGGATTTAGCATTAAGAAAGGATAGATTATTTTTTAAGATTTTCCTCTGAGATTGAACagggatttaaagtttgtttgaatttattaCAGCACGTGCTCATTTATAGGGAAAAAAGCTGTGAGGTTTCTTTTTCATGACAATAATGGCATAACAAACTTATTATTAAGAGATGCCGACACacaatatatgtttttatttttggtttttaacTGACTGGAATCAGGGTTTGTTAATAGCAGTCGCACACTCATCTATGTTGGGTTGTTTCACCAGCAGCTTCAGAAGGGATCTTTGTAAAATGGATTGGcacatgtgaaatatttacGGCATATTGTATataagaatattttattttgagcaATTTTATTGCACCTTATTGTATGGCAGTCTATGCATTTTATGAgagctttttgtctgtttgtattccTTTTACATACAGTGGACAACTGATGCCCAGGTCGCATGTATCTGTACTAAACCTTAAGAGCAGTGGAGAATCACTTGCTGCTGCAGCTAGTTAGCCAAAGCAGGACTTCTTCCAGAGTAGCTACGGATTACATTTCAgcgttttattttttacatatatCCACTCAGTCAGTGGAAATGCAAGACAGTGCAGAACAATTGTATCTTTTACAATAGTACTGTAGTTCATTACATGTTTTTTGGATACCTGAATAATAGTTTGATGAGTAGTTTCTCCTGACTAATATCTGTGTTGTCAGTAATAGTTTGTCTCACTAAACCTCGATGATCACCGAATGATTTTAACTTGTTCGCATGTTCAACCAAgattgtggcttttttttttttaaagatcaaaaTTGATATATCTGTTATTTGATCACTGTAGTATGAATTCAGAGGCCGTTAACCTTTTAAACCAACCACTAGTCTCAGTGATGTAACAATAAGGTAtaactgtgtgttgtgtcaaaACCTACAATGCAATTATTATTCTATAAAATTGCCACAAACTTAAGAAAGGCATTTATTTTGTCAGATGCTTTAAGAAAACTTTATGTTCAGTTATTCAACGTGTTTGAGAAAGTACCTGCATATATGtagttgttggttttgttttttaacactgatgtactgtattttatttccaGCACAACCTCCAAGTTAATGACACAGTAAAATTTGTATGTATTCTTTGAGCTGTGGTAAAAAACCAGATCACATTAGGAATCATAATACTTTAGATCGTGGTACTGAGTGACATCGATTGGCGTTTAGAGGGGTTTTAAGGAATTGCTCTGTTACGCTAATTATGTCGTTCCCAGTCCCATAAAGTCAAGTATCTATTGTCAGCTATTTCAACTCATACTTAATCACTCTCCACAATATTAACCTGTCTTACCCTGACGTATGTTTGAGTGCTAACACGGACTGTTAACCATAAACGTAACATTTGTGTCTTGTCCCTACATGTTGGCTTTCAGatgattttaacaaataaatgattccCATTGGTCCACGTCTGGATGTGGTCATTTCTTCTCGGACGTTGTcagtggtagagcatttgaGAGATTTCCATCGCGAGGTCCAGGCACTCAGTTGCCTGAAGGCAGATGTCAGAGATTGGGCAGTCGCAGAGGAAACAGCGAACCCCCAGGCAGCTGCAGAGGTTGCAGTGGTGGGTGATGTCCAGGAGAGGCTGCAGGGTGGTGGGCCCGCAGCCACACAGATATGAGCACAGCGACCAGACACACTCGCTGCACCCTCTCACGGTGGCCAACAGACAGTCCAGTGGGTGGCAGAAGAGACACGCCAGGAGGATTGCAGCACAGAGGTCTCACATAGgacagagagtgagaaagaaaagaaaagttagaGGAAGAAAAATCGTTCAAGAAGTGGCGAGATGCAACAGTTCACGGTCCTTACCCTCTTCGTCTGGCTCCGTGTGGACACTTGCGGTCTTCCGACTTTCTTGACTCCTCATCGATGTGAACGCCTGCTGCACCTCATATACAGAGCAGGCCTCCATGGAGGGTGGCAGCAGGGCACATAGAGGCTTTGGCTGCTCCTTCTCTACTAAGCTGGGGCTACAGATGGACACCGCCCTGGACAGTCCACCTTTTGGGTTATCATGCAAGTTTGATTCAACAGGGTTTTCTGAAGCAGAGACATAAACAAAATCCATGAATCATTAGAACATTTGCTTTGTTATAACCATGTGGTGGAAATAAATTATCCTAAGTATGAGTTCAGTTCAAAAGAAGCAAAAGCTCAATTTCCCTTTGTCACAACCAGATACCTGGGAGTGACCATAGGGAGTCATAGATCAATCTGCCTTAATATGTAGTTACAGTGGCTATTGTTAATACTCCATTTACAGCAGCACAAAGTGTCACTCTGTGaagctcatacctccaccaaaggtTTCCttataaaactacatttacctctctctctctctcgatatatatctatctatggACATATCGGATTATGtacttgttgttttatttgtattgaaaTCTGCTCTGAAAAACCAGTGACTTCAGGCAAAGCTTCTGTACAATAAGAACAAGGTAGATCAACAGTGTAACTGCCGTCCATCACTCACAGTATCTCTCACCTGCAGAGACGCTGTCAGCTTTAATGTGTGCCTGTAAATCTCTGGGTTTGGACTCGTGGAGCTGTAGCTTGTCAACACTCCCATCATCCACTTTTTCATTTACATCTGCACAATTCAGTTTGTCATCCATCATGGCATCATCTACTTCAGGACAACAGGAAGCACAATCACTCATATGACATGAATCGTTGATTCTTATGTTTTGAAGTTACTTTCAAACAGAAATAATTCTCTCATTAGTATTGTGATGTAAAAGTGAAATAACTTCATTATGCTGTGTACCACAGACCCAGAGTCAGATTTATAGCGGaggttttgttgctgtttgtgaTGAGTGGACATTTTAGAAATTGCAAGGAAGTTAATCTATTATTGATCTCCATTTTGGAAACATTAACAATGATGAAACTTGGCACACAGTTATCCTGACAGTTATATGAGAATGTGAGATTGCTCTCATTAATTATTCATGTCTTGAAGCAATACTTACCTTACagtgacagatttttttatgaGCACATAAAAGAGGGGGAACACAGGTAGTTCATCTATCggaattatttaattatattttagtatttagtatttGTCATTGATTAACATGATTATATACTATGATTAGTATATGTCATAAAGGAATgtaatgaaagtgaaattagTTAAACCagatgtatttacatttaataaacgTTGATTCAGTTAATCTGATTGATGTAATTAATGACTACCACCACTCAATCTTGAACACTGTGTTTCCAAAGACATATAAGTTACATTTTGTGTGACTCATCCCTGTAAACTACAGGAATCCACAAAGTCTGCACTGTCAATCTGTTGTTATGCACAGTAGGAGATGGTTAAGAAAAATATTGTACTTACTTTAGGTGAAGTAGGTGATGCAGCATGCAGCCTTAATCACAAACACATCGTTTCAGTGAACCGGCAACAGTGGTGCTGcaacagcctctctctctctctctctctctctctctctctctctctctctctgtctctctctcctttaagCACAGTGCTTAGCGAAACTGCAACACACCTAAACCTAAAATGTGTCCTACATCTAATAGTAAATAATAGTtgtatttgattgattattattataattataataattataatttaaattaaaattataataatcataattattatgattactacgatgatgatgatgatgatgatgatgattattattattattattattattattattattattattattattattattattatatatgtttcAGTTATATTCTACAGACTTCCTGCCGGGCCAAGTGGAAACGTCATTTGTAACAAATCCAGCAGGTGGCGAAAGGTGTAACGTTGGAAGCCAATTTttacagagaagaagaacaccGACCAATCACCAGTGATATTTGAACGAACAGCAACGAGTTTACCCGATTGTGAGTGAAGCCACATCCGGTGTATGCCTCCTTAGCATTCTATTAGCTCCCGAGCTAACAGcttctgggttttattttatttgtagtgCGATCGCAAGTGTAAGATTTCAAACCATGGTAAGTATTTGGAAAATACTTCTTTTCTCTCGATTAAGCTAAGTAAGCTAATTCATTTTGGCCACCAATAGGTTACACGGCCTTAACTTCGCATCCAACGGGGGCTTGTTTTGATCCAACCCTAGTTTAACCGTTTATATTTAAGTCATCTTGAAGTagaatttaaaaatatagatttgacagctttgtgttttttttaaattttttttacagcaacGCATGTTAGCCCACAAATGTAATCTGTGAATTATAATCTAGCGGATGCTAATTGACTACTATTGAAGCTAGCTTTAGCGCGTTAAGTGACGTTAGGTTTGTGTGTAAACAAAGCAACTGTTAAAAGCACATGTTGTTTGCTATTTACCAGCTGTTAATACTTCcaaaagtgtctgtgtttagaCACATCAAGTTGTCTTTCCAGACTGCACTAGCTAATGATATAGCAAACAGTAACCAACACTAACTTCAGTATGATGGAATATGCAAACTTAACAACCGTATGAAACCAACACGTTTCAAACGTTAGACAACACGTCTTTACAGTGTAATAAAGAGTAAACCACTGGCGTTAGCTAAAGGCAGTAAAGAATATGCACTGTGTTACCAGTGTAGGAACAATCTTCAGTCAATAATAAGATGTTAAATTTGTGCCTAGTTTGTTATCACACCAGACACAAACTGTCCTGCTTTAGCCATTCTGTCTGTTAACTAAACCTCCATCTGTTTTAATGTGGTTTTTCATGTGTCTTCTGCTTTCCAGGACAGTGACATGTCAGACAACGACCCAATGCCAGGGCCTGAGACCAGTAGTATGGATGGAGAGAATGCACCACTCTACTGTATCTGCCGGAAACCGGACATAAACTGCTTCATGATGTGCGTTCACAACACCTCTGCTCTAGTTTCTATCAGTCAATTATTGTATATAGATACAGTGATGCATaaacctgatttttttttttttttacttctcccACTGACAGTGGTTGTGATAACTGCAATGAATGGTTCCACGGCCACTGCATTAACATCACGGAGAAGATGGCAAAGGCAATCCGGGAATGGTACTGCATAAAATGCAGAGGTGAGGAAAATGTCTTCTTTTATCACACACTTGAGAAGTGCTATATATCACAAACCATGTAAAtgaataatatatttctttactcTCCCTGTTTGCAGATAAAAACTCTTTGTTGGAAATAAAGTACAGAACGAAGAAAAGCAAGGAGAGGGATTCTGAGCCTGACAGATCTGAAAGGGTTTACAGCAGCCCGGGTACCCCTGACTATAGGAGTGAGAGGAGGCGTGGATCAAAAGTAAGATGTATAGATAACACGATCCAAGAACTGAATTGCGGTCTTTTACAGTTTTGAAATGTACTTTTGAGAATTTGCAGACTTGACTCAGTCCACGCACTTATACCATTTAAAAGGCAATATGTCATTAAACACACTGGATGGAACCTCTTCAAtagtttgtttctgttggtCTTGAAGTTAACTAAATAGCTCACACtagaaaatattttctattttgtagTTGGTTTAGTATATTTATACTCGTACACAATCATTTGTAATGTAGTCTGACTATTCACAGCACTACTCATTTTGCAGCATTGtgtgaatatgtaaatacattCCCCTTAAAAGCAGTGTCTCTAAATGTTGATTCTTAATAATTTTTTTGTCAGGTGAAGCGTTCAGTCCGAATGTGTGGGGAATGTGAGCCCTGCAAACGGACTGAGGACTGTACCAAGTGTGACTTCTGCAAGGACATGAAAAAGTTTGGAGGCCCGAACAAAATCCGACAGAAGTGCAGGTTCAGGCAATGTGTGGTCCGAGCCAGGGTGAGGGActttatctctgtgttgttttgcttcAGTGAATGCAATATCTCAGGACGGAATTTCTTATAATATGGCACCAATATTCTCTTAggctcaatggggttgagatctggtgactgcgctggccactccattacagacagcataccagctgcctgcttcttccctaaatagttcttgcataatttggaggtgtgctttgggtcattgtcctgttgtaggaggaaattggctccaatcaagcgctgtccacagggtatggcatggcgttgcaaaatggagtgatagccttccttatttaaaatcccttttaccttgtacaaatctcccactttaccagcaccaaagcagccccagaccatcacattacctccaccatgcttgacagatggcgtcaggcactcttccagcatcttttcacctgttctgcgtctcacacatgttcttctgtgtgatccaaacacctcaaactttgattcgtctgtccataacacttttttccaatcttcctctgtccaatgtctgtgttcttttgcccatatcaatcttttctttttattggccagtctcagatatggctttttctttgccactctgtctagaaggccagcatcccagagtcgcctcttcactgtagatgttgacactggcgttttgcgggtaccatttaaaggagctgccagttgaggacctgtgaggcatctatttctcaaactagagactctaatatacttgtcttcttgctgagttgtgcaccggggcctcccaattttcagtttcttcgcaatttctcgcatggaatagccctcatttctaagaacaagaatagactggcgagtttcacatgaaagttctctttttctggccattttgagagtataatcgaacccacaaatgtgatgctccagatactcaactagctcaaaggaaggccagttttatagcttctctcaccagcaaaacagttttcagctgtgctaacataattgcacaagggttttcaagggttttctaatcatccattagtcttctaaggcgattagcaaacacaatgtaccattagaacactggagtgatagttgctggaaatgggcctctatacacctatgtaaatacttcattaaaaaccagacgtttccacctagaatagtcatttaccacattaacaatgtatagagtgtatttctgattaatttaatgttatcttcattgaaaaaaacagtgcttttctttgaaaaataaggaaatttctaagtgaccccaaacttttgaacggtagtgtgtatatatatatatatatatttgtgtgtctatAATGTCTATAAATCTGAAAGCAATCCTAGAATCCATTAGCGCTCCCTGATCTCTGATGTATTTATGCACTCCCTTGTGGCCGTGTCAGAAAATGTACAACctgttgctttttgtttttgtacagaaAATGCTGCGTGTGAAGGATGAGGAATTCTCTTTGCGGGAAAGGAGGGAAAATTCCCACCACAGAAGGAGACGGTACTCTGACGACTACGACAGTGAGATAGAGCTGTACCAGAAGTACAAGTCAGCGGGACTTGAAGACAACATGGTAGCTGACATGATATTGTTGCATATGTAAATCTGCATAAACCCTGAATCCAGAACTGTATGTTGAGTGGCTGCTCTCCTCTCACCCAGGCATGGGCCAGTGATGACGATGATGAGCCACCATTCAGTCCCGTCATGCGAAAGAAAGCAGTGAAGGTGAAACACGTCAAGAGACGAGAAAAGAAGTTAGACAAAAAAGTAAGACTTGAATTCTCTTGTACATTTACTTCTGTAAGGTTGTAAACAACATAAATAGTAACACATCTGGTCTGCTACTTATGTTTTCTTGAAACTATCCAGAAGGAGTCCCGTCGCcacaaacagaagcagaagcaCAAAGACAGAACCAGGCACAGTGAGAAGGGGGAGTTACGGGATAGCGGAGGGCAACGTCAGTGTCTGGGACCATCCTGTGTGGAGGCATCAAGACCCAGCTCCAAATACTGCTCTGAAGAGTGTGGCATGAAATTAGCTGCCAAGTAAGAACTCTCacttttcacttgttttttcatttgtgtttccattAGCCTATACCTGAAATACAGTGTATAGTATACACTGTATTTCAGGTACAGCTTAGAACCAATAAAGCCAATATCttttttgaattaaaataaaggTAGTTCACTGGAGTTTTTCCAAAATTGACCCAATAATTGGAACCTGTTTCATACCTCTGCTTAGAATGAAGCAAAGGTCTAAATCCTTTTGTTGAACTATTatcagttgtttgttttcaaataacAGTACTACTGCTCCACCTAGTGTTAGAAGTTTTAAATGTGATACTgagttttgcagttttttttgtcttagtCAAATCAATCCTCATTTGAATAATCTGATATCAATTAATGAAATCCAGAGGCAGGTGCTTGTTTGCAAAGTTACAACTATGAAGTCATTGAGGAGCTGGACAGTACAAAGCCACATATAAGATGTGGACAAATATTTCAGTGAATCAGATTTGACTTGATTCAGGAAATCAGCATTGATATCCAGCCCTACTTTAATGCTGGTAAATGCTGCAGTAGTTGATTAACTGTATTTTCTTATAGGTCAGTATTACATTAGGTCTTGTTGGGAACTTACAAACCGGAATCAGAACtgttaattttgtattttatacttTGCACTGATGTTGATTAATCTGCTTTTTGATCGACAGCCGGATTTATGAGATCCTCCCCCAGCGCATccagcagtggcagcagagtCCCTGTATTGCCGAGGAGCATGGGAAGAAGCAGCTTGAGCGCATCCGCCGGGAGCAGCAGAACGCTCGGCTGCGCCTCACCGACATGGAGCGACGCTTCCACGAACTGGAGGGTATCATTACCAAGGCCAAGCAGCAGGCGGTTCAGCAGGACGAGGAGGTGAGCTGGCAGCAGCCTGCACTTGCACCTTTTACTTGAACAGATTACTTTTTAGTTGGGGGGGGCCTATACTGATATTTGGGAGTAAAATACTTTTGCCCATaagaaaattttaaataaatggcGGTGATTTCTAAGATGTCTTTTTCAAACCCtaatgacaaatacatttaattgaggtttgatattttacagtttaaccatgaactctattataaataacaaaacaaaaaaacacaattacagccAAATATATACAACTTGAATAAAGacgtaaaatgtaaacataaatgcacatcttttctgcattgtttactcTGGAAACATTTCATATTGGGGAATATCAACGAACATAAACGCAGATgttgatatgtctgtgaaaggcttaTATCGGCATATATTGGCCAACCAAAATATCTGTCCGGCTTTAATTCTTTCACTTGAGCAAAGGATTGGGAACAATAACCACACAAGGTGCTAACTTTATATAACATGTTATAGTTATGTGCAGATTTTGTTCACTATGTTTACAATTCTATTGACTGATTCTAATAATGATTTGATTGATACAGTGATACTGTGATATCTGTGATATAATTTATGGTGCTGTGAAAACCTCATAGCTGAAACTCTAGTCTGTTAAAACCGCTTCTTCCCTCCGGCTCTGGTCAAAGTGAGGACGAGCTTTGAAACTGCAATCTCagatatttctgtttgtttgatgctgcagcagaagaGCATAGGTGACACTGTAATGAATTGTTCTCTCTCCTGTTGCAGGTGAATGAAGGCGATAACGAGGACACAGATCTGCAGATTTTCTGTGTGTCCTGTAGTCATCCCATCAACCCAAAGGTGGCGCTGAAACATATGGAGAGATGTTATGCAAAGGTAATTAATTCTCTAATTTGTGTTTCTGCCTCTAAGCAACTCATATATGCACAAACAAAAGAATATTGACTACTTATAACATTTCTTTCCTCATGAATATGTTGACAGTACGAGAGTCAGACCTCCTTTGGCTCCATGTACCCTACAAGAATAGAAGggtaagaaaaagaaatatacTCAAGGCTTTACCAATTTTCCCTGATTAACTTGATTTACTAACTATTTCTTTTTCCACAGAGCAACCAGACTCTTCTGTGATGTGTACAATCCCCAGAGCAAAACGTATTGCAAGAGGCTTCAGGTTCTGTGTCCAGAACATTCCAGGGATCCCAAGGTCAGTGAAGTCAGTATAATTTCTACCACTCCCTAAACCTACCAACTAAAACGTGAAAATATTGAGAGTAAAAGCTTGTTGAACTTTCAGTTTCTTTGAGTAGAGTTTCCTAT is part of the Hippoglossus hippoglossus isolate fHipHip1 chromosome 5, fHipHip1.pri, whole genome shotgun sequence genome and harbors:
- the tfe3b gene encoding transcription factor E3b isoform X2; its protein translation is MSSRVLLRQQLMREQAQEQERREAQHQASASQLRASDSTPAISVTLPPNAARPPPAQVPVEVLKVQTHLENPTKYHIQQAQRQQVKQYLSTTLGNNAVTQTLGLSPVPQSSSAPEVAATVSSVPNSPMALLNIGSNKEEIDDVIDDIISLESSFNDDIITLIDSGLQLPSTLPGNLLDVYHSPGMAATTLTVSNSCPADLPKIKREITDVDSKAIMKERQKKDNHNLIERRRRFNINDRIKELGQLIPKSSDPEMRWNKGTILKASVDYIRKLQKEQQRAKDTEMRQKKLEQANHTLMLRIQELEMQARLHGLSNSTSISSGLGSDPSLLQQQSILQSGQCLPPSAGGVSSQNLLSLGAIGQPLPASFLSPPSSDSPAGVTLNSPLDIGSLSFAELDDHSASALYPDVSLGDILMDDGCTLSPDRLGDPLFSPLSPGASRSSRSSLEMDEDL
- the tfe3b gene encoding transcription factor E3b isoform X1, whose protein sequence is MSSRVLLRQQLMREQAQEQERREAQHQASASQLRASDSTPAISVTLPPNAARPPPAQVPVEVLKVQTHLENPTKYHIQQAQRQQVKQYLSTTLGNNAVTQTLGLSPVPQSSSAPEVAATVSSVPNSPMALLNIGSNKEEIDDVIDDIISLESSFNDDIITLIDSGLQLPSTLPGNLLDVYHSPGMAATTLTVSNSCPADLPKIKREITDVDSKAIMKERQKKDNHNLIERRRRFNINDRIKELGQLIPKSSDPYGNDDREMRWNKGTILKASVDYIRKLQKEQQRAKDTEMRQKKLEQANHTLMLRIQELEMQARLHGLSNSTSISSGLGSDPSLLQQQSILQSGQCLPPSAGGVSSQNLLSLGAIGQPLPASFLSPPSSDSPAGVTLNSPLDIGSLSFAELDDHSASALYPDVSLGDILMDDGCTLSPDRLGDPLFSPLSPGASRSSRSSLEMDEDL
- the si:dkey-245f22.3 gene encoding myoD family inhibitor domain-containing protein 2, which produces MEACSVYEVQQAFTSMRSQESRKTASVHTEPDEEDLCAAILLACLFCHPLDCLLATVRGCSECVWSLCSYLCGCGPTTLQPLLDITHHCNLCSCLGVRCFLCDCPISDICLQATECLDLAMEISQMLYH
- the cxxc1b gene encoding CXXC-type zinc finger protein 1b — protein: MDSDMSDNDPMPGPETSSMDGENAPLYCICRKPDINCFMIGCDNCNEWFHGHCINITEKMAKAIREWYCIKCRDKNSLLEIKYRTKKSKERDSEPDRSERVYSSPGTPDYRSERRRGSKVKRSVRMCGECEPCKRTEDCTKCDFCKDMKKFGGPNKIRQKCRFRQCVVRARKMLRVKDEEFSLRERRENSHHRRRRYSDDYDSEIELYQKYKSAGLEDNMAWASDDDDEPPFSPVMRKKAVKVKHVKRREKKLDKKKESRRHKQKQKHKDRTRHSEKGELRDSGGQRQCLGPSCVEASRPSSKYCSEECGMKLAANRIYEILPQRIQQWQQSPCIAEEHGKKQLERIRREQQNARLRLTDMERRFHELEGIITKAKQQAVQQDEEVNEGDNEDTDLQIFCVSCSHPINPKVALKHMERCYAKYESQTSFGSMYPTRIEGATRLFCDVYNPQSKTYCKRLQVLCPEHSRDPKIQVDEVCGCPLVKNVFALTGEYCRVPKRKCNRHYNWEKLRRAEVDLERVRVWYKLDELFEQERNVRTAMTNRAGLLALMLHQTIQHDPVTTDLRSSKDR